One Euphorbia lathyris chromosome 1, ddEupLath1.1, whole genome shotgun sequence DNA segment encodes these proteins:
- the LOC136216383 gene encoding F-box protein At5g03100-like isoform X1: MAETGGASMVETEGRCDSENEINRIKSGEENEDRISALPDVLIHRILSLLPTTDSVKTMVLSKSWKYRWTRVSVLKFVYNTCIYNGMSIDQFSNFIDKTLNLHDDCSNIDKFVIKMTSYSERIPNKDRWIRFAVKKHVKELIVFLTINSPYPLPEFLFNNSSLVKLKLLYCDLMPIGNVNWGSVKILRLYDCALQKGGIENVLSGTPMLEYLELHRCNLFDAVVIASKSVKILLLDSFNSNNIEISCPNVERLRISGLIGLTSPKLMNLRSSVYVTFDFFYDYDRNDYNVQHCINLVSQTIMQVHHVEKLDIGPYLMNVLSLYSKDCIEGLPDSLTQRILSFIPSTKEAFKSNFYYRWECKWTDVSILNFISNEKLVIDSKDIPLCKLYSRLSLWIRFAAKKHVKELILDCDGFNLESWDKYELWSSFFNNPSLVKLKMCA, encoded by the exons ATGGCGGAAACTGGCGGAGCTTCCATGGTGGAAACCGAAGGAAGGTGTGATTcagaaaatgaaattaatagaatcaaatcGGGCGAAGAAAATGAAGACCGCATTAGTGCCTTACCGGATGTCCTGATTCACCGCATCCTCTCCCTTCTGCCGACAACCGATTCAGTGAAGACTATGGTTTTATCCAAATCGTGGAAGTATCGATGGACTCGTGTATCAGTTCTCAAATTCGTCTATAACACGTGTATTTATAATGGTATGTCTATCGATCAATTTTCCAATTTCATCGATAAAACCCTAAATCTCCATGATGATTGCTCCAATATCGACAAATTCGTCATCAAAATGACAAGTTACTCTGAAAGAATTCCTAACAAGGATCGGTGGATACGTTTTGCTGTGAAAAAGCATGTAAAGGAACTCATTGTGTTTCTCACTATCAACTCCCCGTATCCCTTGCCAGAATTTCTTTTCAACAATTCTTCATTAGTTAAATTGAAGTTACTTTATTGTGATCTTATGCCGATTGGAAATGTAAATTGGGGATCTGTCAAGATTTTGCGTTTATATGATTGTGCACTGCAAAAGGGAGGGATTGAGAATGTTTTATCCGGTACTCCTATGCTTGAATACTTGGAATTACACCGCTGCAATTTGTTTGATGCTGTTGTTATTGCTTCTAAAAGTGTGAAAATTCTTCTTTTGGATTCATTTAATTCTAATAACATTGAAATCTCATGTCCCAATGTTGAGAGATTGAGAATTTCAGGTCTAATAGGGCTTACATCTCCTAAATTAATGAATTTGCGGTCTTCAGTTTATGTTACTTTTGATTTTTTCTACGATTACGACCGAAACGACTACAATGTACAACACTGCATAAATTTGGTTAGTCAGACTATTATGCAGGTTCATCATGTTGAGAAGCTAGATATTGGGCCTTACTTGATGAAT GTTCTATCATTGTATTCTAAAGATTGCATAGAAGGTTTGCCAGATTCTCTGACTCAGCGAATCCTCTCCTTTATACCGTCAACAAAAGAGGCCTTTAAgtctaatttttattataggTGGGAGTGTAAATGGACCGACGTCTCTATCCTAAATTTCATTTCAAACG AGAAACTTGTTATCGACTCCAAAGATATCCCTTTGTGTAAGCTGTATTCTAGATTGTCATTGTGGATTCGTTTCGCTGCCAAAAAACATGTAAAGGAGCTCATTTTAGACTGTGATGGTTTTAATTTGGAATCATGGGACAAGTACGAATTGTGGTCTTCTTTTTTCAACAATCCTTCATTAGTTAAGCTGAAGATGTGTGCTTAA
- the LOC136216383 gene encoding F-box protein At5g03100-like isoform X2 gives MAETGGASMVETEGRCDSENEINRIKSGEENEDRISALPDVLIHRILSLLPTTDSVKTMVLSKSWKYRWTRVSVLKFVYNTCIYNGMSIDQFSNFIDKTLNLHDDCSNIDKFVIKMTSYSERIPNKDRWIRFAVKKHVKELIVFLTINSPYPLPEFLFNNSSLVKLKLLYCDLMPIGNVNWGSVKILRLYDCALQKGGIENVLSGTPMLEYLELHRCNLFDAVVIASKSVKILLLDSFNSNNIEISCPNVERLRISGLIGLTSPKLMNLRSSVYVTFDFFYDYDRNDYNVQHCINLVSQTIMQVHHVEKLDIGPYLMNVLSLYSKDCIEGGSVNGPTSLS, from the exons ATGGCGGAAACTGGCGGAGCTTCCATGGTGGAAACCGAAGGAAGGTGTGATTcagaaaatgaaattaatagaatcaaatcGGGCGAAGAAAATGAAGACCGCATTAGTGCCTTACCGGATGTCCTGATTCACCGCATCCTCTCCCTTCTGCCGACAACCGATTCAGTGAAGACTATGGTTTTATCCAAATCGTGGAAGTATCGATGGACTCGTGTATCAGTTCTCAAATTCGTCTATAACACGTGTATTTATAATGGTATGTCTATCGATCAATTTTCCAATTTCATCGATAAAACCCTAAATCTCCATGATGATTGCTCCAATATCGACAAATTCGTCATCAAAATGACAAGTTACTCTGAAAGAATTCCTAACAAGGATCGGTGGATACGTTTTGCTGTGAAAAAGCATGTAAAGGAACTCATTGTGTTTCTCACTATCAACTCCCCGTATCCCTTGCCAGAATTTCTTTTCAACAATTCTTCATTAGTTAAATTGAAGTTACTTTATTGTGATCTTATGCCGATTGGAAATGTAAATTGGGGATCTGTCAAGATTTTGCGTTTATATGATTGTGCACTGCAAAAGGGAGGGATTGAGAATGTTTTATCCGGTACTCCTATGCTTGAATACTTGGAATTACACCGCTGCAATTTGTTTGATGCTGTTGTTATTGCTTCTAAAAGTGTGAAAATTCTTCTTTTGGATTCATTTAATTCTAATAACATTGAAATCTCATGTCCCAATGTTGAGAGATTGAGAATTTCAGGTCTAATAGGGCTTACATCTCCTAAATTAATGAATTTGCGGTCTTCAGTTTATGTTACTTTTGATTTTTTCTACGATTACGACCGAAACGACTACAATGTACAACACTGCATAAATTTGGTTAGTCAGACTATTATGCAGGTTCATCATGTTGAGAAGCTAGATATTGGGCCTTACTTGATGAAT GTTCTATCATTGTATTCTAAAGATTGCATAGAAG gTGGGAGTGTAAATGGACCGACGTCTCTATCCTAA